A region of Daphnia carinata strain CSIRO-1 chromosome 10, CSIRO_AGI_Dcar_HiC_V3, whole genome shotgun sequence DNA encodes the following proteins:
- the LOC130702304 gene encoding LOW QUALITY PROTEIN: aminomethyltransferase, mitochondrial-like (The sequence of the model RefSeq protein was modified relative to this genomic sequence to represent the inferred CDS: inserted 2 bases in 2 codons), translating into MLNIARQYRNASKFIPLISRTFSSDKSAPKKTCLNDLNVKHHGKMVDFAGYLMPVQYASEGIAASHKHTRSHCSLFDVSHMLQTNIHGKDNVKFLEGLMVGDIQSLPSSHGTLSVFTTDDGGIVDDFIVNKTSLGYLYVVSNAGCRDKDLSLLNSKLAQAKKDGLDVDIEILEGRGLLAVQGPLMMSILQPHVDILLEQLYFMTTSVATVCGVPNCRITRCGYIGEDGVEVSVPPDAAADIVEKLLDSSKGTLKLAGLGARDSLRLEAGLCLYGSDMDEKIDPIEASLAWXVAKRRRLAADFPGATNILKELKSTTGRRRMGFVSRGPPARGHTPIHSKDGELIGEITSGCPSPSLPGLNVSMGYVDXPFIKNGTEVQFEIRKKMIDAQVTKMPVVPTKYYIKK; encoded by the exons ATGTTGAATATTGCCCGACAGTATCGTAATGCATCAAAATTTATTCCTTTGATAAGTCGTACATTTTCCAGCGATAAAAGTGCCCCAAAGAAAACGTGTCTTAATGATTTGAACGTTAAACATCATGGGAAAATGGTTGATTTCGCTGGGTACTTGATGCCTGTGCAGTATGCATCTGAAGGAATCGCTGCATCTCACAAACATACTCGTTCACATTGCAGTTTGTTTGATGTGTCTCACATGCTACAAACCAACATTCACGG GAAAGACAATGTTAAATTCCTTGAAGGCCTAATGGTAGGTGACATTCAGAGTCTTCCAAGCAGCCATGGGACTTTATCTGTTTTCACCACAGACGATGGAGGAATTGTTGATGATTTTATTGTTAATAAAACCTCGCTAGGTTACTTGTATGTAGTTTCCAATGCTGGCTGCAGGGACAAAGATTTGTCACTTCTTAACTCAAAATTAGCACAAGCAAAGAAGGATGGTCTTGATGTTGATATAGAAATTTTGGAAGGAAGAGGATTGCTGGCTGTACAGGGCCCCTTGATGATGTCTATACTGCAACCTCATGTTGATATTCTTCTTGAACAGCTATACTTTATGACAACATCTGTTGCTACTGTTTGCGGGGTCCCCAATTGTCGAATTACTCGCTGTGGTTACATTGGAGAAGATGGCGTAGAAGTGTCTGTTCCACCTGATGCTGCGGCAGATATTGTTGAAAAGCTCTTGGATTCCTCAAAAGGAACTTTAAAGTTAGCTGGACTAGGTGCTCGGGATTCTTTAAGGCTCGAAGCTGGCCTATGTCTTTACGGAAGTGACATGGACGAGAAAATTGATCCAATTGAAGCATCCTTGGCTT CTGTCGCTAAACGCCGAAGATTGGCTGCAGATTTTCCCGGAGCAACCAACATTCTCAAAG AACTTAAATCCACTACCGGCCGGCGCCGAATGGGTTTTGTGTCTCGTGGACCACCAGCTCGAGGACACACCCCTATTCATTCAAAAGACGGTGAACTGATAGGAGAAATCACCTCAGGATGTCCGTCACCTAGCTTGCCGGGATTAAACGTGTCTATGGGCTACGTTG CCCCCTTTATAAAAAACGGAACCGAAGTGCAGTTTGAAATtcgcaaaaaaatgattgacgCTCAAGTAACGAAAATGCCTGTCGTGCCTACCAAATACTACATTAAAAAGTGA